One genomic region from Macrobrachium rosenbergii isolate ZJJX-2024 chromosome 1, ASM4041242v1, whole genome shotgun sequence encodes:
- the LOC136840692 gene encoding uncharacterized protein, with the protein MEQERRNKFLNKKEDSWNKKEDHGKERRLTNKKEDSWNKKEDNKKEDLNKKEEDSERRLGTRKLERRLMEQEKKTGETRKKTHGTRKKTRKAAYVASQLSGVKDYEGLKKTVLDAYAITVEGYRQTFRNSFKTQSQTFVEFCNIKVKLILKPASLADDYYLIHKNSKDSSKTVSSPKSHQVSCAYCKKDGHSIENCPSPKCQRSEVSTGGSSVLEPKLIVTTPEVVIKDELSKKPDKISQVITRSSSKMPSTNFPPKVKNDRITEALDLVDINKDQFAVLQQKDSSLKALWDKVVDPTDNPKSPYFYVEKNILFRHYKSPKAPTSNSWHDCFQVVFPEPLRKPLLDLAHSTESHLGVNKTYKRLRIFIGQK; encoded by the exons atggaacaagaaagaagaaacaagttCTTGAACAAGAAAGAAGACTCatggaacaagaaagaagaccatggaaaagaaagaagactcACGAACAAGAAAGAAGACTCatggaacaagaaagaagacaACAAGAAAGAAGACTtgaacaagaaagaagaagactcAGAAAGAAGGCTTGGAACAAGAAAGTTGGAAAGAAGACTCAtggaacaagaaaagaaaactggagaaacaagaaagaagacTCACGGAACAAGAAAGAAGACTC GTAAGGCTGCATATGTTGCATCGCAATTAAGTGGGGTTAAAGACTATGAAGGCCTTAAAAAGACTGTTTTAGATGCATATGCCATTACTGTGGAAGGCTACAGGCAAACGTTTAGAAACTCTTTCAAGACTCAATCTCAGACGTTTGTAGAATTCTGTAACATAAAG GTGAAACTGATACTAAAACCAGCTAGCTTAGCTGACGACTATTATCTAATTCACAAGAATAGTAAAGATTCTTCAAAGACTGTCTCATCGCCTAAATCTCATCAGGTTAGTTGTGCTTATTGTAAGAAAGATGGACACTCCATAGAAAATTGTCCCAGTCCAAAATGTCAGAGGTCAGAAGTAAGCACTGGTG GATCCTCTGTACTTGAACCTAAATTGATTGTAACAACACCTGAGGTAGTAATCAAAGATGAGCTCTCCAAAAAGCCAGATAAAATCTCCCAGGTAATCACTAGATCATCTAGTAAAATGCCCAGCACTAATTTTCCTCCCAAGGTAAAGAATGACAGAATAACAGAGGCTCTGGATTTAGTTGATATAAATAAGGACCAGTTTGCTGTACTCCAACAGAAGGATTCAAGTTTGAAAGCACTCTGGGATAAAGTAGTGGATCCTACTGACAACCCTAAATCTCCGTACTTTTAtgtggagaaaaatattttgtttcgcCATTACAAATCTCCCAAAGCTCCAACATCTAACTCGTGGCATGACTGTTTTCAGGTTGTTTTTCCAGAGCCCTTAAGGAAACCCTTGCTTGACCTCGCTCATTCTACGGAATCCCATCTTGGAGTGAATAAAACCTACAAGAGGTTGAGGATTTTTATTGGCCAGAAATGA